A single region of the Eleginops maclovinus isolate JMC-PN-2008 ecotype Puerto Natales chromosome 16, JC_Emac_rtc_rv5, whole genome shotgun sequence genome encodes:
- the si:dkey-16l2.16 gene encoding ras-related protein Rab-35 translates to MAGKDYNHLFKLLIIGDSNVGKSSLLLRFADNSFSGSYITTIGVDFKIRTVDIDGERVKLQIWDTAGQERFRTITSTYYRNTHGVIIVYDVTNPESFVNVKRWLNEISQNCDNVCKILVGNKSDDPTRRQVDTQDAMRFGESMGVRVFETSAKENINVEEMFMAFTHMVLRAKKQSQNRAEREREREKDTVNINSHRDRDRRKRGKKCC, encoded by the exons ATGGCGGGGAAGGACTACAATCATCTCTTCAAACTGCTCATCATCGGAGACTCCA ATGTGGGGAAAAGCAGCCTGCTACTCCGCTTTGCAGACAACTCCTTCTCTG GCAGCTACATCACCACCATCGGAGTGGACTTCAAGATCCGAACGGTGGACATCGATGGAGAGCGGGTGAAGCTACAGATCTGGGACACGGCGGGGCAGGAGAGATTCCGAACCATCACATCAAC GTACTACAGGAACACCCACGGGGTCATCATTGTTTACGACGTGACAAATCCCGAGTCGTTTGTAAATGTTAAGAGGTGGTTAAACGAAATCTCCCAGAACTGCGACAACGTTTGCAAGATCCTCG TGGGAAACAAAAGTGACGACCCCACCCGGAGACAGGTGGATACCCAGGATGCTATGCGTTTTGGGGAGTCGATGGGGGTTCGGGTGTTCGAGACCAGCGccaaagaaaacataaatgtagAAGAG ATGTTCATGGCTTTCACCCACATGGTGCTCCGGGCCAAGAAGCAGAGCCAGAACCGAGCGGAGCGGGAGCGAGAGCGGGAGAAAGACACGGTGAACATCAACTCTCACAGAGACCGGGACCGCCGGAAGAGAGGGAAGAAATGCTGCTAA